A genome region from Lucilia cuprina isolate Lc7/37 chromosome 3, ASM2204524v1, whole genome shotgun sequence includes the following:
- the LOC111678900 gene encoding protein-lysine N-methyltransferase EEF2KMT, translating to MPKSAECNFHVFLKNLQKQFLCCFPLHCVQWEDFPKNLTWEQQKNVIEYTINSPLNKQFPIKLSYQINFLKNLLSYLEKYCGEIHDEIYENYCLIQAKLASDCTEKYAFKHYIVTPDAQFTIRESKSFVAEGTTGLCSWQASLALADFLIQHPSLTRDKSVLELGAGTGLCGFIMLKMCQPKHVVLSDGSSSCVKLMTENFIRNFPQAIERNHKFTMATQTVEFSAVKWDCISDIEEVSLLKPDIIIAADVVYDDSCFSDLSSAIDYVFKLKNNQVEMYLAATVRNEHTLNGFLDILDTLGFHISECEDVSKENNILYWDRSTPVKIFKLARQ from the exons ATGCCTAAATCAGCTGAATGTAATTTccatgttttcttaaaaaatttacaaaagcaGTTTTTGTGTTGCTTCCCGCTACACTGTGTTCAATGGGAG gaTTTCCCTAAGAATTTGACTTGggagcaacaaaaaaatgttattgaataTACGATCAATTCTCCGCTTAATAAACAGTTTCCAATTAAGTTGAGCTatcaaattaactttttaaagaacCTTCTATCATATTTGGAAAAATACTGTGGAGAAATTCATGATGAAATTTACGAAAATTATTGCTTAATTCAAGCTAAATTGGCCAGCGATTGTACTGAAAAGTATGCCTTTAAGCATTATATTGTTACTCCAGATGCACAATTTACTATACGCGAATCAAAAAGCTTTGTTGCTGAAGGTACAACTGGACTTTGCAGTTGGCAAGCTTCGTTAGCTCTCGCAGACTTTTTAATTCAACATCCGAGCTTAACGAGAGATAAATCGGTTTTGGAATTGGGAGCTGGAACTGGGCTGTGCGGatttataatgttaaaaatgtgcCAGCCTAAGCATGTAGTACTTAGTGATGGTAGCAGTTCTTGCGTAAAACTTATGAccgaaaattttataagaaattttcctCAAGCAATAGAAAGAAATCATAAATTTACGATGGCCACTCAAACTGTTGAATTTTCAGCAGTAAAATGGGACTGTATAAGTGATATCGAAGAAGTTTCATTACTAAAACCCGACATTATAATAGCTGCTGATGTTGTTTATGATGATTCCTGCTTCTCGGATTTGTCATCAGCAATCGATTACGTTTTTAAACTCAAAAACAACCAAGTTGAAATGTATTTGGCAGCAACAGTTCGCAATGAGCATACTCTGAACGGATTCCTTGATATTCTAG atactTTAGGTTTTCATATAAGTGAATGCGAAGATGtttccaaagaaaataatattttatattgggACCGATCAACtcctgtaaaaatatttaagttggcTAGACAATAA